The Candidatus Sulfotelmatobacter sp. genomic interval TGGGCGCCGGGGTCGTCGCGACCGGCGGCCTGGACGTGTGGGAGCCCGACGGCACGCAGATCCGGGTGCTGGTCGCGAGCGATCTGCGCGGCGAGCAGCCCACGCTCTACCCGGACGGGACCTTCGCCTTCGGGGGCCGGCGTTGGCGTGGCGCGCCCTCGACCGTCCCGGTGAATGGAGACCGGCTGGGTCTGGTGACCGCGCTGGACGTCGACCAGTACCTGCTCGGGGTCGTCCCGCTCGAGCTCTCGCCGAGCTGGCCGGCGGCGGCGCTCCAGGCGCAGGCGATCGTGGCCCGGACCTACGCGCTCGCGCACCGGACGCTCTCCCGGCCGTGGGACGTCACCGCCGACGAGGGCGACCAGCGTTGGGGTGGCGTCGACGCGGAAGCGCCGGCCGCCACCGCCGCCGTGCAGGCGACCACCGGACAGGTGCTGGGCTACGCGGGCGGCCCGGCCGCGATCTTCTATTCGGCCTGCTGCGGCGGCCATACCGCCGACGTCGCCGCGATCTGGGGCCACAGCGCGATCCCGTACCTGCGCGGCGTCGCCGACCCGTACTGCGTTCCGGCACCCGACTATCGCTGGAGCCGGACCGCGCCGGTCGAGCGCGTCTTGGCGAGCGTGGGCGATCGCATCGGCGGCAGCCTGGTCGGGGCGGCGCTGGGCGCGCCCGACGACACCGGCCGGCCGACCAGCGTGACGCTCGAAGGCGCGCGCGACGCGACGCTCTCGATCGAAGAGTTCCGCCGCGCGGTCGGCGGCGATGTCGTGCGCAGCAGTTGGGTGCGCACCGTTCGCGTCGACGGTACGCAGGCGGGGGCGCGCCTGGTCATCGAAGGGTCCGGCCGTGGACATGGTGTCGGCCTCTGCCAGTGGGGAGCGCGATATTGCGCCGCCGCGGGCGCGTCGGCGGCACAGATCTTGGCGTTCTATTTTCCGGGTACGTCGGTGAACGGTGCCTGAGGAAAAACGATCCGACGGAAGCGTCCGCCTACGCAAGTTCATCGACGTCGTCGTCGAGGACAAGCTCTCGTTCACGCTGTTCCGCGGTGCCATCGCCGACCTGAGCGTGACCGGGATGCGGCTGATCTCGGACCAGTACTTGCCCAAGGGGACGCGCTACACGTTTCAGATGAAGCGCGCGCCGATGCTCACCTTGCGCGGCGAGGTGCGCTGGATTCGCGCCTTCGAGCGCGACACGTTCCAGTGCGGCATCCAGTTCGTCGACGTCGACGACGAGGACCGCAAGCGCCTGCAGTCGTTTCTCGACATCGAGCGCCAGCGCGTTCCGACCTCGTAGCCCGGTGGCGGCCGAGGACGGGCCGCGCGAGGTCGCCGCATACGACTACGCGCTGCCCGACGCGCTGATCGCGCGCCAGCCCGCCGACCGGCGTGAAGCGGCGCGGCTGCTGGTGCTGCGCGCCGACGGCAGCCTCGAGCACGCGACGTTCGCGGCGTTCCCCACGCTGCTGCGCGCGGGCGACGTGCTGGTGCTCAACGAGACGCGGGTCGTGCGCGCGCGCCTGCGCGGCGAGCGCGAGGGCGGGGGCGCCGTGGAGTTGCTGCTGCTGCGCCCGCACGCGCACGCCGCGTTCGATCCCTCGGCCCGCGAGTGGCTGGCGCTGGTCAAGCCGGGACGGCGGGTCCGGGCCGGCGTGCGGTTGCGGATCGGCGAAGCCGGCGCCCAGGTCGTCGCGGTATTGCCGGACGGCCCGCGGGTCGTCCGCTTCGACGAGGGGGTCGAGGTCGGGGCGCTGCTCGAGGCGCACGGCGAGGTCCCGCTGCCGCCGTACGTCGGCCCGGGCGACGCGGCGCGCGAGGCGCGCTACCAGACGGTGTTCGCGCGGGTGCCCGGCAGCGTCGCGGCGCCGACGGCGTCGCTGCACTTCACCCCCGAGATCCTCGCCGCGCTGCGCGCGCGCGGCGTGGTGCTCGCGCCGCTCGTCCTGGACGTCGGCATCGGGACGTTTCGGCCGATGAGCGGCGCCGGCATCGACGAGCACGTGATGCACGCCGAGCGCTACGCGATCCCGGCCGAGACGGCGCGCGCGGTCGCCGACGCGAAGCGCGAGGGACGCCGCGTGATCGCGGCGGGCACCACCGTTCTGCGCGCGTTGGAAGGCGCCGCCGTGGAGAGCGGTCTCCCGCCGGCCGGCGAGGGCGAGACGGCGCTGTTCGTCACGCCCGGCTTCCCGTTTCGCGTGGTTGACGTTTTGCTCACGAACTTCCATCTGCCGCGCTCGACGCTGCTGGTCTTGGTGGCGGCGTTCGGCGGCTACGCGCGCGTGCGGGCCGCATATCGGGCCGCGATCGCCGATCATTACCGCTTCTTTTCATTCGGGGACGCCATGCTGGTCGAACGCGACGGGGAAAACGCCTAGCCGCGCGGGAGTTCGCAAGCGGGATGACGGGCCCGCCACAGAACCCCAGCCTCTCGACCTTGCCCGCCACGCGCCGCCAACGCGTGACGGCCTTCGTCGTGCTGGCGCTGATCGGCACGGTCGTTCTGGCGCTGCTGCCGTGGGCGCGCCATCCGGTGCCGGCGGTGACGCCGTTCCTGCCGACCTTCGCGACCTTCGTCGCGCTGACCGATCTGCTGACCGCGATGCTGCTCTATCGCGACGCCGCGCACGCCCGCTCGATATCGTTGACCGTCCTGGCCAGCGGATATTTCTACAGCGCGCTGATCGTCATCGGCCACGCCGCGACGTTTCCCGGCGTCTACGCGCCGGGGGGGCTGTTCGGCGTCGGGCCGCAGGCCACCGTGTGGCTGTGGTCGGCATGGCACGCGGGGTTCGCCGCCTTCGCGATCGTCTTCGCGGCGCTCGAGCGCTCGTCGCCGCGCCTCGACGCGCGCGCGGCACAGCTGACGCGCATCGTCGCGCCGCTGGGCACGCTCGCGCTCGGCTTCGGCGTCGACGTGCTGGTCGTGCTGCGCAGCCACCGTCTCCCCGCGCTGCTCAGCGACAGCGGTCCGCACGCGATCGTGACCTGGCACGGCGGCTGGTTCTTGTTGGGCGCGTCGGCGGTGGCGATGATCGCGCAGGTGGCGCTGCCCGGAACGCGCACCGTCGCGCCGCTGTGGCTGTGCGTCTCGGCCGGGGCGATGGTACTCGACGTCGCGGTCTCGCTCGACGGCGGGGCGCGTGACAGCGTCGGCTGGTATCTCGCGCGCAGCATCTCGCTGGTGTCGGCCGGCGTCGTGCTCTCGGCGCTGTTGGCCGAGACGAGCCGGCTGCTGACGATCGTCACCGGTGCCGAGAGCCGGCTGCGCCGCATCGTCGACGGCGTCGGCGACGCGTTGCTCGGATTGGACGACCAGGGCCGCATCCTCGACGCCAACCCCGCCGCGATCGCGCTGCTGGGGCTGAGCGAGGACGAGCTCCGCTTGCGCTCCGCCAGCGAGGTTCTGGGCGCCAGCCTCGTCCCGCTCGAGCTGAGCGTGGGCGAGAACGTCGTCATCGCGCGCGACGTCACCGAACGGCGGCGCGCCGAGGCGGCGACGCTGGAGGCGATCGCGCGCGCGAACGAGGCGGCCGAGGTCAAGAGCCGGTTCCTGGCGACGATGAGCCATGAGATCCGCACCCCGATCAACGCCGTGGTGGGGATGTCGGAGCTCATGCTGCAGACGCCGCTGACCGACGACGCGCGCGACTACGCGCACACCGTGCGCGAGTCGGCCGAAGCGCTGCTGGGTGTCATCAACGAGATCCTCGACTACTCGAAGATCGAAGCGGGCGCGACCGAGCTGGAGACCATCGCGTTCTCGCCGTTGCTGGCCGTCGAGGGGGCGGCCGACATCCTCGCGACCACCGCTCGCAAGAAGCAGCTCGCGCTGGCCACCCACGTCGCGTCCGACGTCCCGGGCCAGGTGCTGGGCGACGCGCACCGGGTGCGCCAGATTTTGCTCAACCTGATCGGCAACGCGGTGAAGTTCACCGCCGCCGGCTACGTCACGGTGCAAGCGACGCTCGTGCGCGCCGGGGATCCGCGCCGCGCGCTGGTGCGCTTCGCGGTCACCGACACCGGCCCGGGCATCTCCGGCGACGCCGTCGAGAGCCTGTTCGAGCCGTTCCGGCAAGCCGACGCGGGGACGACGCGCCGCTTCGGTGGCACCGGCCTGGGTCTCTCGATCTCCAAGCGGCTCGTCGAGCTGATGGGCGGGGAGATCGGCGTCGAGAGCGTCCCGGGCGCCGGCGCGACCTTCTGGTTCACCGTCCCGTTCGAGCGCGCGCCCGACGAGCACCCACGCGACGCGGCGCCGGCGCTGCGCGGGGCGCGTATCCTGATCGTCGAGCCGGAAGACGCGACCCGCGTGGTCGCCGAGCGCTATTTGCAGGCATGGGGTGCGCACCCGCTGGGGGCGGCCGGGCTGGAACAGGCCATCGCGTTGGCGCGCGGCGCTCCTGATGGCGGCCACGACGTCGACGCGGTCCTGCTGGCCGCGCCGCCCGGCGCGGATCCCGCCGAGGCGCTCACCCGGTTGCGCCGAGAGAGCGGCAGTCACGCCCCGGTGGTGCTGGTGACCACCGGCGAGGAACCGGGGCGCACGGCGCGGGCGTTGGCCGCCGGGTACAGCGCGCACGTACGCAAACCGCTCAAACAGTCGATGCTGCACGACGCCCTGGCCGAGGTGCTGGCCGGTGTGGCGCCGGTCGCGGTGCCCCCGGCACGGGAAATGGCGGCGCCGGTCGAAGGGTTGGTCATCCTGGTCGCAGACGACAACGCTGTCAATCGCAAGCTCACCCTCCAACAGCTCAAGAAGCTCGGCTATCACGCCGACGCGGTCGAGGACGGCCGCGCGGCAGTCGACGCCGTTTTGCGCGGTCGGTACGACCTCGTCCTGATGGACTGCGAGATGCCCGAGCTCGACGGCTTGGCGGCCACGCGCGCCATTCGCGACGAGGAGCACCGGCGCGGTGGACACGTGCGGATCGTGGCGATGACGGCGAACGCGCTCGACGGCGATCGCGAGGCGTGTCTGGCCGCCGGGATGGACGATTATCTCGCCAAGCCCGTGCTCTTGGACGCCCTGCGCGGCGCCCTCGAGGGACAGCCGACGTAACGAATGCGACCCGTCACGACGCGGGGTCCGTCGACGGCATGAGGAGCGTTGCGGCCGTCGGGAGTCTGTCGACGTTTCCGGCCTCGCGTTTGCAGCGCACGTGGGCCTGCGCGGTGCTGGTCGTGCTCGGCCTGTTCGTGCTGGCGATCGTTCCGATCGCGGGCCGACACTTGCTCGCGATCCCGCCGTTCTTGCCGACCTTCACGACGTTCGTCATCGTGACGGACCTGCTGACCGCCGCGCTGCTCTACCGCGATGCGTGGAACGCCCGTTCGCTCTCGCTCAACGTGCTGGCTTCGGGCTACCTGTTCAGCGGCCTGATCGTCATCCCGCACGTGCTCACGTTTCCCGGCGTCTACGGGTCGACCGGCTTCGCGTCGGCGAGCTCGCAGACCGCGGTCTGGCTGTGGGCCGCCTGGCACGCGGGCTTCCCGGCGTTCGCGCTGGCGTCGGCGATCTTCGCGCGCTGGCACCCGCGGCTGGCCGCGAGCGGCGGCATGCGCTCGCGCCTGGCCGCGCCGGCGGCGACGATCGTGCTGGCGGTGCTGGTCGCCGCGCTCGTCCTCGGCAACGCCGCGCGCCTGCCGGTGCTGCTGGTGGGCTCCGATTATCACCGCATCATCATCTCGGGTGTCGGACCGGCGATCGTCGTTCTCTCCGCGCTGGCGATGATCGCGCAAGTCGCGCTGCCGGGGACGCGCACCGTCGCGCCGCTGTGGGTCACCGTCGCCGTCGGCGCGATGCTGCTCGACACCGTGCTCACGCTCGACGGCGGGGGCCGCTACAGTGCGGGCTGGTACCTCTCGCGCTGCATCGCGGTGTTCGGCTCGGGCATCGTCCTGTTCGCGCTGCTGCGCGAGACCGGCCGGCTGGTGGAGAGCGCGACGCAGGCCGAACGGCGCCTGCGCACCATCGTGGACGGCGTCGGCGACGCGCTGCTGGGGCTCGACGACGAAGGCCGCATCGTGGACGCGAACCCAGCCGCCATCACGCTCTTCGGCGTGCCCGAAGCCGCGCTGCGCGCGCGTTTGGCGAGCGAGGTCGTGCGCACCAGCCCGGTGCCGCTCGAGCTGAGCGTGGGCGAGAACGTCGTCATCGCGCGCGACGTCACCGAACGACGCCGCGCCGAGGCGGCCGCGCGCGAGGCGATCGCCAGCGCGACCGAGGCGGCCGCGATCAAGAGCCGGTTCCTGGCAACGATGAGCCACGAGATCCGCACGCCGATCAACGCCGTGGTCGGGATGTCGGAGCTGATGCTGCAGACCCCGCTGACCGACGAGGCGCGCGACTACGCGCACACCGTGCGCGAGTCGGCCGAAGCGCTGCTGGGCGTCATCAACGAGATCCTCGACTACTCGAAGATCGAAGCCGGCGCGACGGAGCTGGAGCGCATCGCGTTCTCGCCGCTGCAAGCGGTCGAGGCCGCCGCCGACATCATCTCGACCGCCGCGCGCAAGAAGCACCTTGCGCTCGCCACCCACGTCGCGCCCGACGTCCCGCGCCGCGCGCTCGGCGACCCGCACCGGCTGCGCCAGATCCTGCTCAACCTGATCGGCAACGCGGTGAAGTTCACCGCGGCCGGCTACGTGACCGTGCGCGCCAGCGTCGAGCGCACCGAAGGCGAACGGATCTCGGTGCTGCGCTTCGCCGTCAGCGACACCGGGCCGGGCGTCTCGCCCGACGCCGCCCCGCGGCTGTTCGAGCCGTTCCGGCAAGCCGACGCGGGGACGACGCGCCGCTTCGGCGGCACCGGCCTGGGTCTTTCGATCTCCAAGCGGCTCGTCGAGCTGATGGGCGGCGAGATCGGCTTCGAGAGCGCGCCCGGCTCCGGCGCGACGTTCTGGTTCACCGTTCCGTTCGAACGCTGCGCCGAGGACGAGCCGGGCGGCGACGTCGTGCCGGCGCTGCGCGGCGCGCGCGTGCTGGTCGTCGACGGCGAAGACGCGACGCGGGGCGTCGTCGAGCAGTACCTGTTCTCGTGGGGCGCGATCGCGATCGGCGGTTCGAGCGTGCAGCAGGCGATCGATCTCGCCTCGGCGGCGCTGGGCCGCGGCACCGACCTCGACGCGATCCTGATGGCCGAGCAGCCGGGCAGCGATCCGGGCGCGGCACTGGCGCGTCTGCGCGAAGCGACCGGGACGCGCGCCCGCGCGCTGCTGCTCACCGAGAACGATCAGCCCGGTCAGGCCGAGCGCGCGTTCGGCGCCGGCTACAGCGGCAGCGT includes:
- a CDS encoding SpoIID/LytB domain-containing protein yields the protein MIDRLGFLQLLGAGVVATGGLDVWEPDGTQIRVLVASDLRGEQPTLYPDGTFAFGGRRWRGAPSTVPVNGDRLGLVTALDVDQYLLGVVPLELSPSWPAAALQAQAIVARTYALAHRTLSRPWDVTADEGDQRWGGVDAEAPAATAAVQATTGQVLGYAGGPAAIFYSACCGGHTADVAAIWGHSAIPYLRGVADPYCVPAPDYRWSRTAPVERVLASVGDRIGGSLVGAALGAPDDTGRPTSVTLEGARDATLSIEEFRRAVGGDVVRSSWVRTVRVDGTQAGARLVIEGSGRGHGVGLCQWGARYCAAAGASAAQILAFYFPGTSVNGA
- a CDS encoding PilZ domain-containing protein, with amino-acid sequence MPEEKRSDGSVRLRKFIDVVVEDKLSFTLFRGAIADLSVTGMRLISDQYLPKGTRYTFQMKRAPMLTLRGEVRWIRAFERDTFQCGIQFVDVDDEDRKRLQSFLDIERQRVPTS
- the queA gene encoding tRNA preQ1(34) S-adenosylmethionine ribosyltransferase-isomerase QueA yields the protein MAAEDGPREVAAYDYALPDALIARQPADRREAARLLVLRADGSLEHATFAAFPTLLRAGDVLVLNETRVVRARLRGEREGGGAVELLLLRPHAHAAFDPSAREWLALVKPGRRVRAGVRLRIGEAGAQVVAVLPDGPRVVRFDEGVEVGALLEAHGEVPLPPYVGPGDAAREARYQTVFARVPGSVAAPTASLHFTPEILAALRARGVVLAPLVLDVGIGTFRPMSGAGIDEHVMHAERYAIPAETARAVADAKREGRRVIAAGTTVLRALEGAAVESGLPPAGEGETALFVTPGFPFRVVDVLLTNFHLPRSTLLVLVAAFGGYARVRAAYRAAIADHYRFFSFGDAMLVERDGENA
- a CDS encoding response regulator, with translation MTGPPQNPSLSTLPATRRQRVTAFVVLALIGTVVLALLPWARHPVPAVTPFLPTFATFVALTDLLTAMLLYRDAAHARSISLTVLASGYFYSALIVIGHAATFPGVYAPGGLFGVGPQATVWLWSAWHAGFAAFAIVFAALERSSPRLDARAAQLTRIVAPLGTLALGFGVDVLVVLRSHRLPALLSDSGPHAIVTWHGGWFLLGASAVAMIAQVALPGTRTVAPLWLCVSAGAMVLDVAVSLDGGARDSVGWYLARSISLVSAGVVLSALLAETSRLLTIVTGAESRLRRIVDGVGDALLGLDDQGRILDANPAAIALLGLSEDELRLRSASEVLGASLVPLELSVGENVVIARDVTERRRAEAATLEAIARANEAAEVKSRFLATMSHEIRTPINAVVGMSELMLQTPLTDDARDYAHTVRESAEALLGVINEILDYSKIEAGATELETIAFSPLLAVEGAADILATTARKKQLALATHVASDVPGQVLGDAHRVRQILLNLIGNAVKFTAAGYVTVQATLVRAGDPRRALVRFAVTDTGPGISGDAVESLFEPFRQADAGTTRRFGGTGLGLSISKRLVELMGGEIGVESVPGAGATFWFTVPFERAPDEHPRDAAPALRGARILIVEPEDATRVVAERYLQAWGAHPLGAAGLEQAIALARGAPDGGHDVDAVLLAAPPGADPAEALTRLRRESGSHAPVVLVTTGEEPGRTARALAAGYSAHVRKPLKQSMLHDALAEVLAGVAPVAVPPAREMAAPVEGLVILVADDNAVNRKLTLQQLKKLGYHADAVEDGRAAVDAVLRGRYDLVLMDCEMPELDGLAATRAIRDEEHRRGGHVRIVAMTANALDGDREACLAAGMDDYLAKPVLLDALRGALEGQPT
- a CDS encoding MASE4 domain-containing protein yields the protein MRSVAAVGSLSTFPASRLQRTWACAVLVVLGLFVLAIVPIAGRHLLAIPPFLPTFTTFVIVTDLLTAALLYRDAWNARSLSLNVLASGYLFSGLIVIPHVLTFPGVYGSTGFASASSQTAVWLWAAWHAGFPAFALASAIFARWHPRLAASGGMRSRLAAPAATIVLAVLVAALVLGNAARLPVLLVGSDYHRIIISGVGPAIVVLSALAMIAQVALPGTRTVAPLWVTVAVGAMLLDTVLTLDGGGRYSAGWYLSRCIAVFGSGIVLFALLRETGRLVESATQAERRLRTIVDGVGDALLGLDDEGRIVDANPAAITLFGVPEAALRARLASEVVRTSPVPLELSVGENVVIARDVTERRRAEAAAREAIASATEAAAIKSRFLATMSHEIRTPINAVVGMSELMLQTPLTDEARDYAHTVRESAEALLGVINEILDYSKIEAGATELERIAFSPLQAVEAAADIISTAARKKHLALATHVAPDVPRRALGDPHRLRQILLNLIGNAVKFTAAGYVTVRASVERTEGERISVLRFAVSDTGPGVSPDAAPRLFEPFRQADAGTTRRFGGTGLGLSISKRLVELMGGEIGFESAPGSGATFWFTVPFERCAEDEPGGDVVPALRGARVLVVDGEDATRGVVEQYLFSWGAIAIGGSSVQQAIDLASAALGRGTDLDAILMAEQPGSDPGAALARLREATGTRARALLLTENDQPGQAERAFGAGYSGSVRKPLKQSMLHDALADTLAGTPAPAAPVEPVRAAPIDGLAILIADDNAVNRKLTLQQLKKLGYQAEAVEDGKEAVDAVLARHYDLILMDCEMPRLDGYAATRMIRAAERHGTTHIRIVAMTANALDGDREACLAAGMDDYLAKPVQLESLRGAIERGASARFSHQRSER